One genomic window of Haemophilus haemolyticus includes the following:
- the recG gene encoding ATP-dependent DNA helicase RecG — MSLELLDAVPLTSLSGVGAAISNKLAKIGIHNLQDLLFHLPIRYEDRTRITPIANLRPEQYFTIEGIVQTCEVTFGRRPILSISLSDGTSKIMLRFFNFNAGMRNSFQAGVRVKVFGEVKRGRHMPEIHHPEYQIVRDNAPIVLEETLTPIYSTMEGLKQNSLRKLTDQALSLLDKVQIAEILPNEFNPHQYSLKEALRLLHRPPPDISLEMLEQGKHPAQQRLIFEELLAHNLAMQKVRLGTQQFSALPLHYQTDLKQRFLATLPFQPTNAQKRVVLDIEQDLIKDYPMMRLVQGDVGSGKTLVAALAALTAIDNSKQVALMAPTEILAEQHANNFRRWFEPLGIEVGWLAGKVKGKSRQAELEKIKTGAVQMVVGTHALFQEEVEFSDLALVIIDEQHRFGVHQRLMLREKGAKAGFYPHQLIMTATPIPRTLAMTVYADLDTSIIDELPPGRTPITTVVVSEERRAEIVTRVKNACVNEKRQAYWVCTLIDESEVLEAQAAEAIWEDLTKALPMLNIGLVHGRMKPQEKQDVMMRFKNAELDLLVATTVIEVGVDVPNASLMIIENAERLGLSQLHQLRGRVGRGSTASFCVLMYKPPLGKVSQKRLQVLRDSQDGFVISEKDLEIRGPGEVLGTKQTGIAELRVANLMRDRKMIPTVQFYAKSLIQKYPDLAESLIRRWLNNKEIYSNA; from the coding sequence ATGAGCCTTGAACTTCTCGATGCCGTACCTTTGACCAGCCTCTCTGGTGTTGGTGCGGCCATTTCTAATAAACTGGCTAAAATCGGCATTCATAACCTGCAAGATTTACTCTTTCATTTACCTATTCGCTATGAAGATCGTACGCGAATTACGCCAATCGCTAATCTTCGCCCCGAACAATATTTTACCATTGAAGGAATTGTACAAACCTGCGAAGTTACTTTTGGCCGTCGCCCGATTTTATCGATTAGTTTGTCAGACGGTACATCGAAAATTATGTTACGTTTTTTCAATTTTAATGCGGGAATGCGTAATAGTTTTCAAGCCGGTGTGCGGGTAAAGGTCTTTGGAGAGGTAAAACGTGGGCGTCACATGCCAGAAATTCATCATCCAGAATATCAAATTGTGCGAGATAATGCGCCTATTGTATTGGAAGAAACGCTAACGCCGATTTATTCCACGATGGAAGGGCTCAAACAAAATTCATTACGAAAATTAACGGATCAGGCTTTGTCATTGCTCGACAAAGTTCAGATTGCAGAAATTTTGCCTAATGAATTTAATCCACACCAATATAGCTTAAAAGAGGCATTGCGATTATTGCATCGTCCGCCGCCAGATATTTCATTAGAAATGTTAGAGCAAGGTAAGCATCCTGCACAACAGCGTTTAATCTTTGAAGAGCTTCTGGCGCATAATTTAGCTATGCAAAAAGTGCGGTTAGGAACTCAGCAATTTTCTGCCTTACCGCTACATTATCAAACAGATTTGAAACAGCGATTTTTAGCCACCTTGCCATTTCAACCCACTAATGCGCAAAAGCGAGTAGTGTTGGATATTGAACAAGATCTTATCAAAGATTATCCGATGATGCGTTTAGTTCAAGGGGATGTGGGCTCGGGAAAAACATTGGTTGCCGCATTGGCTGCTTTAACGGCAATTGATAATAGCAAACAAGTCGCCTTAATGGCGCCAACAGAAATTCTTGCAGAACAGCATGCAAATAATTTTAGACGGTGGTTTGAGCCTTTAGGCATTGAAGTAGGCTGGTTGGCTGGTAAAGTAAAAGGAAAATCAAGACAAGCAGAGCTTGAAAAAATCAAAACTGGTGCAGTGCAAATGGTGGTGGGAACGCACGCTTTATTCCAAGAAGAAGTGGAGTTTTCCGATCTAGCATTGGTGATTATTGATGAACAACACCGTTTTGGGGTGCATCAACGATTGATGTTGCGTGAGAAAGGCGCAAAAGCAGGATTTTATCCCCATCAGTTAATTATGACGGCCACGCCGATTCCAAGAACGTTGGCAATGACCGTCTATGCAGATTTGGATACATCAATTATTGATGAATTGCCTCCAGGCCGTACGCCGATAACAACCGTAGTGGTTTCTGAAGAACGTCGCGCTGAAATTGTGACGCGTGTAAAAAACGCTTGTGTTAATGAAAAACGCCAAGCCTATTGGGTGTGTACGTTAATTGATGAATCAGAGGTTTTAGAAGCTCAAGCTGCAGAGGCGATTTGGGAAGATTTAACGAAAGCATTACCTATGTTAAATATTGGGTTGGTGCACGGTCGGATGAAACCACAAGAAAAACAAGATGTCATGATGCGTTTTAAAAATGCAGAATTGGATTTATTGGTGGCAACGACAGTGATCGAAGTAGGGGTTGATGTTCCGAATGCGAGCTTGATGATTATCGAAAATGCAGAGCGTTTAGGTTTATCGCAACTTCATCAGTTACGAGGGCGTGTCGGTCGAGGCAGTACTGCTTCTTTTTGTGTGCTAATGTATAAACCTCCGCTCGGTAAAGTTTCGCAAAAACGTTTGCAAGTGCTACGAGATAGCCAAGATGGGTTTGTTATTTCTGAAAAAGACTTAGAAATTCGCGGGCCTGGTGAAGTGCTTGGAACTAAACAAACGGGCATTGCTGAATTGCGAGTAGCAAATTTAATGCGGGATAGAAAAATGATACCAACGGTGCAATTTTATGCGAAATCACTTATTCAAAAATACCCAGATTTAGCAGAAAGTCTGATTCGTCGTTGGTTAAATAATAAAGAGATTTACTCGAACGCTTAA
- the murI gene encoding glutamate racemase, protein MDKKEKRPTVLFFDSGVGGFSVYREAKRLLPNWHYLYCFDNAGFPYSEREEESIIHRTLAVCQLINQRYPLDAIVIACNTASTVVLPPLRAAFDIPIIGTVPAIKPASEITKTKHIGLLATKGTVKRHYVNDLIDKFAQDCVVERLGTTKLVEIAEQKIRGHSVDLIGLKDELSPWTDMADLDTLVLGCTHFPLIKDEIQLCLPQIKYFMDPGAAIAKRINYLLDGKSVRAQGEKHNQMFCTEHFPEESQFKKALYLWGFESLDVIKID, encoded by the coding sequence ATGGATAAAAAAGAAAAACGCCCAACTGTGCTCTTTTTTGATTCTGGAGTGGGGGGGTTTAGCGTATATCGTGAAGCCAAAAGATTATTACCAAATTGGCATTATCTCTATTGTTTTGATAATGCAGGATTCCCTTATTCAGAGCGAGAAGAAGAAAGCATTATTCACCGCACTTTAGCGGTTTGCCAACTGATTAATCAACGTTATCCATTAGATGCAATCGTGATAGCCTGCAATACAGCGAGTACAGTTGTGCTTCCGCCTTTGCGAGCTGCGTTTGATATTCCTATTATTGGGACTGTACCCGCTATTAAACCTGCATCAGAAATAACAAAGACAAAACACATTGGTTTATTAGCTACAAAGGGTACGGTAAAACGTCATTATGTCAATGATTTAATTGATAAATTTGCGCAAGATTGTGTTGTTGAGAGATTGGGAACAACAAAATTAGTAGAAATTGCGGAACAAAAAATTCGCGGTCATTCCGTTGATCTAATTGGTTTAAAAGATGAGTTATCTCCGTGGACAGACATGGCAGATTTGGATACATTAGTGTTAGGTTGTACTCACTTTCCACTCATCAAAGATGAAATTCAGTTGTGCTTGCCACAAATTAAATATTTTATGGATCCTGGAGCAGCGATTGCTAAGCGGATAAACTATTTACTCGATGGTAAAAGTGTACGTGCTCAAGGTGAAAAACATAATCAAATGTTTTGTACCGAACATTTTCCAGAAGAATCTCAATTTAAAAAAGCTTTATACCTATGGGGATTTGAATCTTTAGATGTAATAAAAATAGACTAA